The DNA segment TACATTAAGAGACACACTTTGGAATTagcatgcatacacacacacacacacacacacacgtccACGTACACATGACACGCGCACCAAGAAGAAGTCCTGGGTGACATAAATCAACGTCGTACATTTATACTATATCAAGACTAGGACAcggtgaaatatataaaatgtagagAATTTTTGAACGTACCTCGTGGGAACCTGAATTTCGTCGAGGATCGTGTGACGATATCATGACGAAACTTTGAAGCTAATTTCTGTCGTCTCGTTCCAAGCGTAAGTTTATGCGAGAGTCGAAAAGACGGAGGGAGTCAGTGGATTCGCGAACGtggaatcaaaaaaaaaaaaaagaactcatTATACTCCTAGGACTTTCTCTCTGTACACTTggataaaggagaaagaaaaaaggacgaatCGTTGGATGTGATATAGGAACGATAACTCTAATGAAATCGTTGTCACGTATCGGTAGACGAAGGAAGGTTCCCCGACGTTCGTATTTTCGCGCCACAGACGTGTTCCcgtattcggacattgtttgggttcgtctttttcattttcgttctttcttatgtataatatacgcCGAGCCGAAAAAAAAGTTCTCTGTACGACGTATCTTATCCCACTTGGAGCTCGCATACAGactacataaaaagaaaaaagaaaaaagaaaaaaaaaaagaaaaaaaaatctagcTATTACGGACATGGCCACtagcagagaaaaaaaatgtaccaTTCAGatagtttattattaaagaaacggTAATCATTATAGGtatattaacgacattatttatattattacgcatattatataaataattaataaacgagaTACTAACCTTAGGGTGAAGTATTCGCAAATGGAAGAATTTTGGAAAAGGCCGCGTTCAAAAGGAAGAATTTTGTGGCGCGGCGGCGCGACGTGCCATTCTATTGGAAATGGCATTATcgacgagaataaaaaaaaaaaagaaaaaaaaaaagaaaaaaaaaataaattaaaagaaaagaaaagaaaagaaaaaaaaaaataaataaataaatcgccAATTACTTTAACTTTGACagtactattatttatttgtatatgcCGAACGATTATGCCGTTTTCAGCGCGACATATTTTGGCGATTCTCTTTGCTGGTATAAAGATTCATATGGTGGTCGCGTTCCAGGGTTTAAAAAcggacaactataataacgggagaaagagagaaagagagatagagacaattaaaaagaaaaaaagaaaaaaaaaaaaaaaagaaaaaaaaaaaagaataaatgaacaaaataaaaaccaGAAGTTTCTATACTTTTTACGGAGATTGTTATAGTCTAAGCGCACACTGATCAAGGCATTCGTCGCTCGGCAAaacataatacaattattaatataaaatttataacagaaataaaataaatgaagttaataaatatgtacactgtataataaacattatttccTATTAATAATCATTGGCTTTTTATTGGCCaccttatttttaataacttacaaattaattactttcttACACGAACGTCTTCAAcgttatcataatatttttatcaatggtACACCTTTTGATTTCGTCCTCGTTATAataagtacataaatatataaggaCAATGTAAAAAGAATAGTTTTTGCAGAGAAAAGTATTTTCTCTGGGGGAAATTAACCGACCGTCGAAAACGTCAGAATCGCGAATATTACCGACGTTaagatattatgaaaatatcttTACTCGTGCTCGTTGAATAACTTGGTAACACAAATTAATTAACTTGTTGTCAATTAACCGTGTAAATTCGCTACATGAACATAGAATTATGTAAAGTCTCGAGATCTTTTTCCCTTTGTAcggatctctttttttcctttctatacATTTCATAGTCCTCGTCATCGGTCGGTAGCTCGTATCTACAGAGCGGACACGAATTCGTCTGAAAGTAGAGGTTAGAAATTATTCCGATAGTCATCGAAATCATCGTTTGCCCAAAGGTTGCGTACCTTTTCCAACCACGGAATAATGCAATCCTTGTGAAAGGTGTGACGGCAAGGTAAAGTTTTTACCAAATTACCCATTTCGAATTCTTTTATACAAACGGGACACTGTTTTGATTCGctcgaagaaattttaatgTCTTCTAGAGTATTCAGTGCTTCTTTCGATGCAGGTGGCGGCAATCTTGTGTCTTGATCGAGCAATCCCCAAATACCTGAATCTCTGAGCAATCGGGCCATATGTATTAGATGATTCGGTGCTTCGCCATCACCCAACGGCGTCCAGCCCATTTCTTCGAAGTAGTCCGACATTTTATTCGAACGGCCTACCGCGATCACCCTGTAATTCTCTACTCCGATATCTTTCGTGACTGTGACACGGCAAAAATCTTCGCGATCTTACTGACCGTACATCGAAACGTCGGTCCATAgataattgttatatagacgcgaataaatatagataacacAGGAAGGAACGGTGATCGTTTTTCAAACTAAATCTATCGTTAACTTAAACCGGTGCCAAGCTTGGTTGGTAAGGTACCAACAGTCAGCAAACTACTGACGGTCGGGAAAGCTATCGATTAAAGGATCTTACATCTTTGATAATAAAGTGTCAATTGGATAGTTCgattaatagtagtagtatacGTTGGACGATGTCAAGGGAGGTGCATAGGATTTATGATCCAATATATCCGGTGAATCACACAGTTTGCTCCAGAGAAAATCAGTAGTATACATTGAGCTCTTGTGGAAAGCGGCTGTCTCCCATTAGTAGTCAGTTCTTTTACGATGTCTCGTTAATATAGGATCATAAAAGTAGGCAGACAAACAAAACGCAGCGTTAGTTATCgccctttctatctctacctaatttaatttttttctctccttatatatatatatatatatatatatatatatatatatatgtgtgtgtgtgtgtgtgtgggcgCGTGTTTGCAgataatcgaattaataacTTAACGCTCGAGAGAGAAGGGCGGAACAGTTACGATGCGGATTATCGGGAAATGTTTTATgttgtatatttgtatattgcTCCTATCGCAAAGAATCGGAAAAGCAGAGACCAAGGATAACGAAGTAGACGAATGCAGTAGTTTTCCGAGTGATTTAAAAAACGAGATTAAAGCGTATGAACCGTTGGTACATAATATTGTAAACGAAGCTCTCAACGGTACTTTTAAGGGACGAACATGGCAAGAGTTGGCCGATTTTGTAGATAAGTTTGGTCCAAGATTATCCGGCACGCAGATTTTAGAAGATTCGATCGAttatgttttaaataaatcgcAGTCATATAAATTGGAA comes from the Vespa crabro chromosome 14, iyVesCrab1.2, whole genome shotgun sequence genome and includes:
- the LOC124429227 gene encoding E3 ubiquitin-protein ligase RNF181 encodes the protein MSDYFEEMGWTPLGDGEAPNHLIHMARLLRDSGIWGLLDQDTRLPPPASKEALNTLEDIKISSSESKQCPVCIKEFEMGNLVKTLPCRHTFHKDCIIPWLEKTNSCPLCRYELPTDDEDYEMYRKEKKRSVQREKDLETLHNSMFM